The following is a genomic window from Malus sylvestris chromosome 12, drMalSylv7.2, whole genome shotgun sequence.
CCCCGGCTCCGGTCGCCGGTGTCTACTCTCTTCCTCAGCAGTATCAGCAGGTCTGTTTTCGGGACGCGTCTTTATGTGCATTTACACTTATATGCATACTCATACGCTTAGGGTTTGATAATTGATGTCTTTGATTTCTTGAATGATTGAGAATAAATAGAATGGGGTTTTTCTTCGGTTCGAAAATTCGTATGCTTTAGTGAAAAGTATGATTTGTGTGGAAACGAATTCATGTTATTTTTGCTTTTAAAGAGCTATAATTTTTGGGATTCTTGTTTGAGGAACTACTGCAATTTGAAAATGTAGAGAAAGACTTTTTGAGATTTTCAGTTTTGAAATAAGTAATGGAGCTACGTATCATTTTTTGCTAATTTAGGGGAAGTTGTTTGGTGTGTAAGTTTCATGTGCATAATTTGTTTTAGTGTAAATGAACAGGCTCAGCAGTTGTTTCAAAGGGATGCGCAGACGATTACACCTGAGGCTCTCGAGAGTGTGAAGGCTGCTCTTGCAAACAGCGAAATTGAGCACAAAGCAGAAGCTAAGAAGAAAGCTATCCCTCGTAAAGCTGCTGGGCAGGCTTGGGAGGACCCAACTCTTGCAGAATGGCCAGAAAGTATGTGTGGTTTCATAATTAAATGCTCTTTTATATAATATTTGTTATAGTTCAATTCCATGATTGTGTCCCGTTTCAGTTTATCTTCTTTGAAGGTTTCCCTTTTGGCTACTTAGTTCACTGATACACTAGAACTGTGAGACCTTGTTAAATTCCTACTCTTCATGGGATTCAGTagtaattttagttttttggaTTCTGATCAAGTTATTCTCTCACAAGAAtggcattttttgttttacctgACTTTTCTTCAATTGAATGCATACTTATGCCTTACAATTCTGTTGGGTTTTGGCTTTTGCAGATGATTATCGACTTTTTTGTGGCGATCTTGGTAATGAGGTGAATGATGATGttctttcaaaagcattttcacGATTTCCATCCTTTAACATGGCAAGAGTAAGTGTCTGCCTCATCtcctttgtttttccttaaaattcttttattattataaattgTTTGCTTGGTGTGAACTTCTTAAATTTTATCTTCAGATTTTTATATGaagagcacaaagcactttgttTTATTCATTCTAAGGTAGGTCTCATCTGCTGTTTATATTTTGGTTGGAACTTGGATGTGTAACCGTACAAGTAGCTACAAGTTGCATATTGGAATGGTCTAAGTTGTCATGATGCATTTTTTCATTTTACTTCTAACAACATTTGAGTGTAAGATGCCTACTGACAACCTACATCAACTTATGCGATTTTTCAAGCACTTATTTTGAGATCTCAAAGTTAGTTAAAATCACTTTTGACCATTAAATATAGGTTGGACAGCTGGAATCAACATTTGGAGGTTGAGTTGGTTGAAATTGACCTGACTCACAGGCGACCTTGAATTATTGCTTGTTGGGTCGATATGAACGAATTTGGAGTCAGGTTAGTGAACCGATTGAGCTTCCAAGCTGGTTCAATATTTTGATATTATTATGAACCTTAGGGGTTGGTGTGAAGCCCTGCTTTTGGGGCTTGGAAAGATTGTACTCTACAATAATTTTTGTTGGTCAATGAAATCTGTGTGAGAACTTTGAAATTTTCTTTCTACCTATGACCGTAAAAAGAATTAACGACTTGAGTTGAATACTGTTTAACCCCTACATTTCATTGCCGCTGTGGTGGTGTAATGTGTGTGGGGGTGATTGGAGTGTGGTATTTGGCTATGGGGATCCTAGCTAGAACACCGTAAAAAACTGTACAGGGTACTTTGTTTTTTCCTTCAGTATGTAGGTGCTTTGCTTAATGTTCTCATTTTTGTGTGATATTTGGTTGGTAAGAGTGAGCCGTAATTGTCTCAGAATCCaattgttttccttattttgaCTGTGCCCGCATTCTTATAACCTTTTGTGGATTTTGCTGTTTTTCACTACGTTTTGATTCATCTACTTCTcatagaatttgtgaattttgactGTGATTGAAATCTTGAAACTTATATCTGTCTGCTTTGTCACCATCTCTAGGTTGTCAGAGATAAGAGGACTGGAAAAACCAAGGGCTTTGGATTTGTTAGCTTTGCCAACCCATCTGACCTGGCCGGAGCACTAAAGGAAATGAATGGTGAGTAAAATATTTACTCGTATGGTGATTCTACTTTTCGTTGAAAGTACTAAGAATCATAGAGGTTGTTGATATGCTTTTACTTGTATGATAATGGTTGTATATAATTAATCTGCAATAATTCCAGGTAAGTATGTGGGCAATCGGCCAATCAAACTACGCAAAAGTAACTGGAGGGAGAGGATAGACTATGACGCACTAGAAAGACAAAAGGTACCATTTCCACTTGTTTACCGTAGTTTCAAATTTACGGCTTTCCAAAAGGTAATCTGTACTTACCAAGTGTTCCTGCTTTATTTCATTTGTGGCAGAACCACACTCACAAGAAACCAAAGCCTTCGAAGAAGAGTATATTGCACAAGTGAGCTAGAGACTAGTGGGCGACGCGGTGAATATGGAAATTGGGGCAGTGAAGAAGTAAGTGTTCTTTTTATTCCTCAAATCCAACTCGGCTCCTGGTGTTTACTGCTATGTAGAGATATGGTGAAGCTTAATGATGATTATTCGAACAAATGATAATATGTGACGTGCATTTTTTTCGTGTGTAATACAAGGATTAGTGGAGGATCATTTTAAATGCACTATTTAACTTCTTTTGGTTGAGTAATTAAACAGGTTCGATCAAGTATATTGAAACGTGATTCAGTGTGTTTGGAACATGGTTCAGTACAACAAATGCCTAATACAAGTGGTTGGATTCTTTATGTTTTGAGTTCAGCTTAAATTTGTTATTCAGTATTTGAAAATCAAGAATCGTGTTAACTAAACGCTTCTTGATTCAATTTCATGTCCTTACTTTCATATTCCAAGTGAGTTAACATGTCACAatggttgaatggataatgtcTCTTTCCTCTACTCGTTTTATGTTCACcactttctctcttcctcttttggTTCTTTCTCTCGCCGTAaaaaactaattatattaacGAAGCAGGCTAAACCAAACCGTGCTCATCCCTGTTTAATTTAGTTGAAGTTGTATAGAATCTACACTTTGGTAAGATGGAACGTTTTGCCAGAAATCTTTCCCGCTTTTTTTTCTTGATACAAACGATATATTATACACAAAAGAAATTCATCTTCAAATAAGCCATTTCCATTTAGTTCTTGAtatcttctctttctttttcttgccgGAAGTTCTGCTGCTTAATGTCTGCCTTTCTCTACGTTAACGAAAAACACGAATTTGTCGATACTCTAATCCCTCTTTGTAGCTACAAAGCAAAAGCTAGTTCTTAATCTCAGATAGAGTAAGCTCTTTGTAAACATCAAGAATGGGAAAGGTTCTATTCAAACGCCCGAACGAATCTTCGGAAATCGCCCTTCAACTAAAAACAGAGTTGGCAAGCTCCATCGCTTCAGCTCGCCATCCTGCGAATCCAATTCCTTCAATCAACAAAGTGTAGGTAGTTTCATTAGGCCGGCACCCCTTTTCAACCATTGCCGCAAGCACTTCAATGGCATCGACAATCCTACGCGTTTTGCACAGCCCGAGAAGAACAATGTTGTAACTGATAACTGTTGGCTGAAGGGCACCACTTTCCATGTCTACCAACAACCCTATAGCCTCATTCACCATCCTGTCTCTGCACAAACACGATATAAGCGAATTGTAAGTAATCTCATCGGGGTCAATTCCTTTGCTTACCATCTCCGACACCATTTGAAGCGCTCTCACTCTGTCTCCGCAATTCCACAGTGCGCTGAACATCGTGTTGTATGAGCTCACATTCGGAGGACATCCCACTTCACCGAGGTTCTCAAAGATTTCCAAAGCCTGATCAGCTTTTCCACTCTTACACAAAGCAGCCAAGATTGTATTGTAGTTCACAATATCCGGCAAGCAGCCATCCGATATCATGTAATCCAAAAACTCTATCGCCAAATCCAATTTCCCCTCTTTGCAGAATGCAGAAACCAGCGGATCATAACTATACGCATCCGGCGTCAATCCCTTGTCCTTCAGGATCTTCAACACATTCACAGCATCCTCAACTTTCCCATCGCGACATAGCGTGCTAATCAAAATGCTGTAAGTCACCACATTCGGTTCACAACCTCTCGAACACATATTGCTCACTAGCTTCTCCCCTTCCTCCCATTTACCCCTATTCAAAAGCGCTCGTAACAAAATGTTGTACGAGACTACATTAGGCGAACAACCCTTCGAATCTAACCCCTAACTAAGTCGAACGCCCTATCCAGCATCCCTTCTCTACACATTCCCCTAACAACTGCGTTGTAAGTATTCATGTCAGGTTTAAGCCCTCTAGACAACATGTCATCCAAAAGCTTCACGGCTTCATCAATTCCGCCTTCAAGAATCATTGCTTCGATCAAAATCATGTAAGTAATCACAGTCGGCCTGCAATCATCCTTCACCAACTgatccaaaaccttcaaagctaatcCTAGCTTCCCCCTGCCACAAAGACTCCCAATCATGATATTGTAAGTAACAACATCAGGTGAAAATCCCCGACTCCTCATCCTATCAAGTACCTTGTTTGCTGAATCAATCCGATTCGCCTTACAGAACCCGCTGAtcaacgcattgtacgaaaacAAATCAGGCTCACCAtacttctccaaaatctgcatAACCCGAACTGCCTTTTCGACGTTCGTCGAATTGAAGAACCCTTTGATCAGCTTTGTGCAGAGAATCACATCAGGCCTGTACCCCTTGTTAACCATTAGCTCAAGAAAGTAGAGTGCTTCATTGTACTGGCCTGCTTTGCAGGACCTGTTGAGAACTTTCATCAAATGGGTTTCTTCGGCATCATTGTTCTGCAACTGGGTCGCTCTTGCTTCGGCGGAAGCCGCCGCCTTTGGTGGTTTTCTGCGGCGGTTTCCGTTGGACGAAATGCAAACCCTGCAACTCAAGGCACTCGTTTGGCGGGAAGAGGGTTTCAACAAATGGGTTTCTTTGATGTCATGGTTCTGCAAATGGGTCGGTTTTGCTTCGGCGGAAGCAGCTGCCTTTAGCGGGTTTCTGCGGCGGTTTCCGCCGTGTGATGAAATGCAAACCCTGAAGCTCCCGGCACTGGTTTGGTGGGAGGAAGGATTCGGGTGGGCGGTGAAGTGGAGGCTCTGAGGCAACAGCTTGGCGGCAACTGTTGTCATTGGTGGAGGATTTGTTGAGGTGATTTTTCAGCTCTcatggtggaattgtttttgcAGAAAGTTTGGAGATTTGCATGGAGAAAGTGACCAAATTGGAAAGATGTCGATATCATGGACAAAGGATTCCGGTTAGATTTCGAACATGTGTTTTGGATAGGATAAGGAATCTTGTCGCACGTTGTAACTTGCTGAGGTTTTCGGTGTTGGGCCGGGACATAAATGTGAACTCGAAACTTGGGTTGGGCTTCGGTATTAAAGGTATTAACTCATGgcccaaccaaatgagaaattTTTGGGTCCGGCATTAGGTCACCCTCCATGAGATTGGACTTGTGCAACCATCCAATAAGAAGCTCCATCCAAGACAAAAACATCTCACTCGGGCCCACCTCTCTTGTATTCTGGCCCCACTAACTGTTCATCGTGCACCTGTTGGGTCTTTGGCCGGACAACCACTTGACATGAGCATCCGGACCGAATAACTCCATATACAAGGGGGATTTGTGGGCAAGGTAGGGCCAGAATGGGGGCAATTACCCTATTGAAGTTTTTCCTCACCCGCCGCACAACATAGCACTACCGCATGCATTAGGGTGGGTCGAGCATAAGGTTGTGTGGGATCTGCGTGTGTTACTCTTTATGTGCATGGCCAAACAAGTGACGTGATCCACTAGCTAGACCAAACTCCGAAGAAATTTTAGCAAGGTGCATTTTAACACAGTATTTTTGCAAGGCTGCTTTGATACTCTAAAAATACAGATAAGAAAACATCATTCAATAATATGGTGTGTATTAATCATGATGTAAGACATAGATGATAATGTGTCCTACGAAAAGAGGAAGAAAGTTACAAGTTTGAAACATATAATGTGTCCTAAACTTGTATTTCCGAGGGCTAACTCTCCCTCAACTAATGGGTTCCGGTGTCGGCAACGTGGAGCTTTAGGCCTTGTACGGTGATGTACTTGTGCTGTATTTGTTCCATTTCAGTCTTCTCTTAACGAACAAGAGAGAGTTAAGTTCTAGTTCATAAAATGTATGAAGAACTTACTACAAACTCGACAATAAAAATAGAATACAAATAACAAAACCTTATTTTATTAAGTGAGGTCGATTGCCCATTCCAAGTCCACTTAAAAAGAAGAGGAGGGTGTCAGATAGTCAAAATCCGACACTCTGTTTTCACATCGAAATCAATATAATAATGAATCCATAAAAATAGAAtacgtttgaatttttttaatacaatcaATTAGATATAAGATTAAACTAATATAAACTGtggataaaatttgaattcAGGTGTATAAAATGCACATATCCATTCTAAATATCTAACTAATGCAACTACGTTTACATCGGTTTTATTTGATTTAGAGAACAAGAATAAAAATTATCCCATAAGTATACAAGATTAAGTTTAAGATGTCTTAATAATCAGAAGATGCCTTTATACATTATCCTTTCATCAATCatgttacaacaacaacaacaacaacaaagccttttcccactaagtggggtcggctatatgaatcctagaacgccattgcgctcggttttgtgtcatgtcctccgttagatccaaaatcaagtcttttcttagggtctcttccaaagttttcctaggtcttcctctaccccttcggccctgaacctctgtcccgtagtcacattttcgaaccagagcgtcagtaggccttctttgcacatgtccaaacctcggatatcctcattcccaatcttatcctttctcgtgtgcccatacatcccacgaagcatcctcatctccgctacacccattttgtgtacgtgttgatgcttcaccgcccaacattctgtgccatacaacatcgctggccttattgccgtcctataaaattttcccttgagcttcagtggcctacgacggtcacacaacacgccggatgcactcttacacttcatccatccagcttgtattctatggttgagatctccatctaattctccgttctcttgcaagatagatcctaggtagcgaaaacggtcactttttgtgatcttcgctagattgctccggtcattagtgtgggtaagtatataaatggatagagataggaaagtaaacacaagatgtacgtggttcacccagattggctacgtccacggaatagaggagttctcattaattgtgaagggtttgcacaagtacataggttcaagctctcctttagtgagtacaagtgaatgatttagtacaaatgacattaggaaatattgtgggagaatgatctcgtaaccacgaaacttctaagtactggagtgtggtatcgtcttgactttccttatctatctcataggtagatgtggcatcttctctggaagtactcttcctccatccaggggtggtcctttatctgtaactggtggagatgcacaaggtaatgtatcaatgtcacttgaagcttacttgtagtttcaggcttggtcaagcacgatacaaaccatgtagtaggagtcccccaagtcgccgagctaggggatctgctgaaagaggtgacagacaaggtaagcaatcagagctccggctgattgttcacattctccctatcttgcaggcagcaagaaggataaagagaagaaaaatgagaagagatgatatgggatacttttgcttttgaagaagtaactttccacatgcttattcttgaactaggctggagggttttctggtttcctccagagataaggccgactgaagaatttgagggtcaaaacaagtccatcaaatctagagtacgttcgaccctgctgatatgggatacttttgcttttgacagagtaatgaatgtatcggcacgtgtgctgttacgcttgtctccacatgcttccttgtatccttctcacttgccctatctgttcctcaggcagatgcgggatcttccctggaagcataaggtgttgaagatgagtactcgagagcaatgccaggtaaggggttccaggcagtcagttcctggctggaagcttgattccaagtgctgactgattgctctctttctccttgtcttgcaggtaagaacaaggccaaaggaaaagacaaggaaaaagcatgatatgggatactcttgcttttaaccctgatgatatgagatattcttgctctagtatagcttgtttacagaggtattatcggggggaaagaaagctgaatatttcgaaaggcttcgttgggagtgccctctcagataagaggaagggttgagcatttttgcaggtctgcctgtccgttggggatggaggtcgacatatataggagtctccctaacatcaagtaataatgctattcctttaccctgcttggtcatagcacggtaatgggagctgccagcttcacaagttttaactctgtcagagcactttgaaaaagtggtctgtggtatctggaaagctgatgttgcatgtgaagattacagacaagctttatccaaggagatccagctcttgaagttgggaaagtggtgcctcttcggttttcgaacaagcaatcctgtcggggatttggctctcgagattcggagaacgatgcctcttcgatttttgagaaagcaatcctactgggggtctggctctcgagattcggagagcgatgtcttcgatttttgagaaagtaatcatgttgggagtctggctctcgagattcggagggcggtgcctcttcgattttggagcaaacaatcttgttgggagtgttttctcgaatgtgagtaaaggttgggcatgtttgctagtctaccttgccacgaagcacagaggttgacacacagagactttccaattatccagccgtggtactattcctttaccctcttcgatttttgagaaagtaatcatgttgggagtctggctctcgagattcggagggcggtgcctcttcgattttggagcaagcaatcttgttgggagtgttttctcgaatgtgagtaaaggttgggcatgtttgctagtctaccttgccacgaagcacagaggttgacacaccgggactttccaattatccagcagtggtactgttcctttacccttgtgggtaataatatggtagctagaccttcaaaatttatgtgtctaaactttgttagtgttgtttctttgctaatcttttacccttcttggtcagagcgatgtagtgggagctgcaagcttcacgtgtctcaactttgtgtgattgaacagtacgattcatgtgctttctacttcgccagaaatcttcgacagaatgcccataatttccgcaaagctgagtgtgcgtgtgacaggtgctgacagggctggaaaagtaggtgcctcttcgatttctgagatcggccctcgtggtctctgagcagcccagcttttgagaaagcaagcctcttcgatttctgagatcggtcttcgtggtctttgagcagcccagcttttgagaaagcaaacgccttttcgatttctgagatcgaccctcgtggtctctgagcagcccagcttttgagaaagcaaacgcctcttcgatttctgagcaggcgcctcttcgatttctgaagcttcatcgagtgcagatttttataggggcatacattaagttccaaagcacacttgaatatccaccagtagaagctccattcttgcacttctaagatcttgatttgtccgacctcttctctcttcaacacctttgaaaatgtctggcccctccgaccgtcgttttgacttgaaccttgttgaagaggcagccccgccttctccagacaacatatggcgcccatccttcgtttcccctactggtcctcttaccgttggggattccgtgatgaagaatgatatgaccgctgcggtagtggccatgaaccttctcactcccaaagataacagactactttccaaacggtctgatgagttggctgttaaggattctctggctcttagtgttcagtgtgcaggttctgtgtctaatatggcccaacgcctatttgctcgaacccgccaagttgaatcattggcggctgaagtgatgagtctcaaacaggagattagagggctcaagcatgagaataaacagttgcaccggctcgcacatgactatgctacaaacatgaagaggaagcttgaccagatgaaggaatctgatggtcaggttttacttgatcatcagagatttgtgggtttgttccaaaggcatttattgtcttcgtcttctggggctgtaccgcgtaatgaagctccaaatgatcaacctctgatgcctcctccttctagggttctgtccagtactgaggctccgaatgatccccctccggtgccttctctttctggggctctaccgactgctgagaattctcctaagcaacctttgtgaagactccctcttgtttgtttattttgactcaagtatatgtacatatttgtaacttatcggggatatcaataaataagctttccttcatttcaacgtattgtgttaaatacactaaagccttattcgctaagttctttgaattttcttttgttgaagctttgtgagtggagcatgtaggttgaggtagtgttcccttaatttcccgagtgaggaaaacttctcggttggagacttggaaaatccaagtcactgagtgggatcggctatatgaattttagaacgccattgtgttctgtcctgtgtcatgtcctccgttaggtCCAAGtattctaagtcttttcttagggtctcttccaaagttttcctaggtcttcatctaccccttcggccctgaacctctgtcccatagtcgcatcttctaatcggagcgtcagtaggccttctttgcacatgtccaaaccaccgtaaccgattttctctcatctttccttcaatttcggctactcctactttaccccggatatcctcattcctaatcttatcctttctcgtgtgcccacacatccaacgaagcatcctcatctccgctacacccattttgtgtacgtgttgatgcttcaccgcccaacattctgtgccatacagcatcgccggccttattgccgtcctataaaattttcccttgagcttcagtggcatacggcggtcacacaatacgccggatgcactcttccacttcatccatccagcttgtattctatggttgagatctccatctaattctccgttcttttgcaagatagatcctaggtaacgaaaacggtcgctctttggtatttcttgatctccgatcctcacccctaactcgttttggcctccatttgcactgaacttgcactccatatattctgtctttggtcggcttaggcgaagacctttagattccaacacttctctccaaaggttaagctttgcatttaccccttcctgagtttcatctatcaacactatatcgtctgcgaaaagcatacaccaaggaatatcatcttgaatatgtcctgttaactcatccatagCCAAAGGTAGCATATTCCTTTCTTTGtggtttcaactttcaaccTATCCTTGGCCCGCCTTACTAAATCATGTAACACAAACCGTgcttaatatgatttcaaataataaattaattgcgATAAAATACATTTTCAAATACTTTTATACATCTGAGTTTGAGCTCTATTATTATCAATTACTTTAATGCTCTGTAATCGTTTATTGTCCAATCGTCCAAACGGATGCTAATCATCGATAATATTAATTCCAAACGCCATTTGGTTTCCATGCAGtttctcaaaaaccaaaaactatcGGCGAGTCGACTCAGCGAGTTGATTAACTTTCCTAAAATAGGCAGAACTGTTTCAAATTTTGCAAGCTCTTTAAATTTAGCAGCTTTCATGCTTTTGTCTTCCGCAGTTGGATTGTTCGGATATATTTGACCGCCAAAGCACTCAGATTTTTTCAGGTGATCGATttattcttcttgttgttgttgccCTTTGTTTGTTCAAATACCAGAAATTTGACAACTTTCTTTGTATTGTTTGCTgagatattttgtttttttaggttCGTTTTACGAATTAAAATCGGTAAATACTAAAtacccttttgggttttgagcgAGATCTGCTGTAATATGCAGAGATTAAGGATTAATATTGTCTGAAATTCAGAAGTTGTAATTCTGGGATTT
Proteins encoded in this region:
- the LOC126592579 gene encoding uncharacterized protein LOC126592579 isoform X1, with protein sequence MANPPSSSAAPPLTSSQFTYANASSSSSYFPMPFHLQQPQYPAPYAVAAPPAPSVYPAPAPVAGVYSLPQQYQQAQQLFQRDAQTITPEALESVKAALANSEIEHKAEAKKKAIPRKAAGQAWEDPTLAEWPENDYRLFCGDLGNEVNDDVLSKAFSRFPSFNMARVVRDKRTGKTKGFGFVSFANPSDLAGALKEMNGKYVGNRPIKLRKSNWRERIDYDALERQKNHTHKKPKPSKKSILHK
- the LOC126592579 gene encoding uncharacterized protein LOC126592579 isoform X2 gives rise to the protein MANPPSSSAAPPLTSSQFTYANASSSSSYFPMPFHLQQPQYPAPYAVAAPPAPSVYPAPAPVAGVYSLPQQYQQAQQLFQRDAQTITPEALESVKAALANSEIEHKAEAKKKAIPRKAAGQAWEDPTLAEWPENDYRLFCGDLGNEVNDDVLSKAFSRFPSFNMARVVRDKRTGKTKGFGFVSFANPSDLAGALKEMNGKYVGNRPIKLRKSNWRERIDYDALERQKNHTHKKAKPSKKSILHK
- the LOC126592581 gene encoding uncharacterized protein LOC126592581; this translates as MSGPSDRRFDLNLVEEAAPPSPDNIWRPSFVSPTGPLTVGDSVMKNDMTAAVVAMNLLTPKDNRLLSKRSDELAVKDSLALSVQCAGSVSNMAQRLFARTRQVESLAAEVMSLKQEIRGLKHENKQLHRLAHDYATNMKRKLDQMKESDGQVLLDHQRFVGLFQRHLLSSSSGAVPRNEAPNDQPLMPPPSRVLSSTEAPNDPPPVPSLSGALPTAENSPKQPL